A segment of the Leptolyngbya sp. NIES-3755 genome:
ATTCCAATTGTCCTCGGAATGGCAGATCCGCGAGATGCTCGGTGCTTATGGGTGACTGTTTCAGCACCGATCAAAAATCGTCCGATTAATACTGTGCATCAACAATTAGAAACCGCTTGGCAAGAGATTTACGCCTGGTGGATGCCCAGATTTCCAAAAGTTTAATTGAGGAGAGTGAATATGCAGTTTGAGTCCGCTTCAGCAGGAAAAGCAATCTCTGGGTTGCGTGTGATTGGTTATGGTATCTTGTTGCTATGTTTGTTTGATCTCGTCGATATTTTGTATCCTTTTCAGGCGTTTAACTCTAATTGGGAATTTAACACTGTTGGCAATCTTGTCGAGCGCGTTGGCTTTCCACTTGTTGGATTCGGGTTTGTGTTCTTGGGAGAAGAATCGAATCGATCGACATCTGAGCGATTTTTGCTAAAACCCTTGTCCTGGTTGCTGATGGCTTATGCGATCGCATATTGGGTATTAGTCCCAATCGGTATCAGTTCCGGTTGGCGCATTCACAATCAAAACAATGCTCAACTCGTCACACAGTTATCTCAACAACGCGATCAAGCCAAAGCTGCTCAAGCTCAACTCGGAAAACTCACCGATGAGCAAGTCAAAGCATTAGTTCAGCGATCGACCGTCAACGAATTGCAGAATTTTAATGCTAATGAGTTTCGCAAGCGCCAACTAGAAGGCATCGAAACCGCAGCACAACAAACTGAAGTTCAGGCGAAAGCGGCTTTAGAACAACAAACCAAGAACTTGCTAAAAAAGGGAACAAAGTGGACATTGGGTGCATTTCTTTCTGGCATTGTGTTTCTCTATCTCTGGCATCTCACCAGTTGGGCACGAGCTAAGAAAGTTCGGAATCGACCTCTAGCCATGACCCGATAATCGATGTCCGCCTGTCTGGGCGGATTTTTTGTTGGGCACTCTAGACAAGTCCTCAGAACAATTCGGAACTCAAATCATGCCTTCACTCACCCTGGGTCGTCTAGAGAAAGTTGATTTACGCACGTGTTGGGAGCGCGAAGACATTGATTTCACGCCTTGGTTAGCTCAATCTGACAATATGCAACTCCTCGGAAACGCGATCGAACTTGAACTAGAAGTAGAAGCACAAGAAAAAGGCGTGGGAGCATTTCGGGCTGACATTCTCTGCAAGGACATCGAAACCGACCACTGGGTACTGATTGAGAACCAACTTGAACGAACCGATCATAGCCACTTGGGTCAATTGCTTACTTATGCGGCTGGCTTAAAAGCAGTCACGATCGTATGGATTGCTGAGCGCTTCACCGAAGAACATCGAGCCGCATTAGATTGGTTAAACGAGATTACCGACGAAGCATTCAATTTCTTCGGTCTAGAGATTGAACTCTGGAAGATCGGAGATTCACCTGTTGCACCAAAGTTCAATGTTGTGTGTAAACCGAATGATTGGAGTCGCAGCATCACAGGAGCCGCAAAAAGTCTACAGACTGCCGCCCCAACCGAAACCAAACAACTCCAGCTTGAATACTGGGAAGCCTTTCGCAAGTATGCAAATACTCATGCAACTTCTATCAAACCGACAAAGCCGCTGCCTCAAGTTTGGATGATGATCGCATTAGGTCGCAGTGGATTTGAATTAGCTGCGATCGCGGCGGCAGGCATCAATGAGATTCGGGCTGAAGTTCTCATTCACAATCATCAAGCAAAGGCTTATTTTGCACTGCTCGAAACTCAAAAATCTGAGATTGAAAGCGAGTTCGGCAGTGCTTTAGAGTGGTGGAATGTGCCTGAGAAGAAAAGATGTAAAGTTCAGATTCGCTGTTCTGCGGATTTAAGCGATCGTTCAAATTGGCAAGAACAACATCAATGGTTAGTCCAAAATCTCGACAAGCTGCATAAAGTGTTCTCGCATCGGGTAAAGCGCCTCTCTTTAGATGACTTTGCAAGTTAGGGAATCTAAACTTGAAGAAATGCGATCGAGATCTTGAGCCTTAGCTTCGAGACATAAGGTATGCGTTGGCTCCGCTACACGGGTACGTGTTCGCGAATGCTTTTGCCCACTGCAATGATTTCGATTTCGCTAATCTCAACACTCAGGTAAAATTCCAAGAAGAGAGATATTTATTGTTGATTGAGCCGCTGCTTCTGAGCAGCCCAGGAGTTAGCTGGGAATCTGAACGAGTTGAGCAATGTCTGGTCCCAATCTTGTGAAGTGCTTGGCATTAAAGGTTAGGAGTGAGTTTACATTGGCTTTGAGTGCAGCTTCAGCGATGAGCGCATCATAAATTCCGCTGCCAGAAATGTTCAATTGAACCACTT
Coding sequences within it:
- a CDS encoding hypothetical protein (hypothetical protein L8106_15530;~similar to AA sequence:cyanobase_aa:LBDG_21320), yielding MQFESASAGKAISGLRVIGYGILLLCLFDLVDILYPFQAFNSNWEFNTVGNLVERVGFPLVGFGFVFLGEESNRSTSERFLLKPLSWLLMAYAIAYWVLVPIGISSGWRIHNQNNAQLVTQLSQQRDQAKAAQAQLGKLTDEQVKALVQRSTVNELQNFNANEFRKRQLEGIETAAQQTEVQAKAALEQQTKNLLKKGTKWTLGAFLSGIVFLYLWHLTSWARAKKVRNRPLAMTR
- a CDS encoding hypothetical protein (similar to AA sequence:cyanobase_aa:AM1_0786), with the protein product MPSLTLGRLEKVDLRTCWEREDIDFTPWLAQSDNMQLLGNAIELELEVEAQEKGVGAFRADILCKDIETDHWVLIENQLERTDHSHLGQLLTYAAGLKAVTIVWIAERFTEEHRAALDWLNEITDEAFNFFGLEIELWKIGDSPVAPKFNVVCKPNDWSRSITGAAKSLQTAAPTETKQLQLEYWEAFRKYANTHATSIKPTKPLPQVWMMIALGRSGFELAAIAAAGINEIRAEVLIHNHQAKAYFALLETQKSEIESEFGSALEWWNVPEKKRCKVQIRCSADLSDRSNWQEQHQWLVQNLDKLHKVFSHRVKRLSLDDFAS